In Simplicispira sp. 125, one DNA window encodes the following:
- a CDS encoding MipA/OmpV family protein gives MNLFAFHPGRPLAVALLLVLPLAAMAQLRPVPAQETEKGYTWALGAYLANGPSYPGSTERSTGVRPVIGLEVGRYTISSGGGGSLLDFDLDARDSGLTARLFEWDHFRLSAGLRLDGGRKGEGDPILSGLPDVDRTLRGRLSAIYEFPGRLSLRSTLNQDLLGHGGGATLQTSARYEFRISDRTEISLAAGFTMADATYMRSYMGVPVGAAGVTTPLPAYRPGSGMHSTDLGLEIKTAVAGRWVVFGGVRYQQLRGDARRSPLAVKPDSYGVSFGLAYRCCR, from the coding sequence ATGAATCTATTTGCATTTCACCCTGGGCGACCGCTTGCCGTTGCATTGCTGCTGGTGCTGCCCCTGGCTGCCATGGCCCAACTGCGGCCCGTGCCTGCCCAGGAGACTGAGAAGGGCTACACCTGGGCGCTGGGTGCCTATCTGGCCAACGGCCCCAGCTACCCGGGCAGCACTGAGCGCAGCACCGGTGTGCGCCCCGTCATTGGCCTGGAGGTGGGGCGCTACACCATCAGTTCGGGTGGCGGCGGTTCGCTGCTTGATTTTGACCTGGATGCCCGCGATTCCGGGCTGACCGCCCGCCTGTTTGAATGGGACCACTTTCGCCTGAGTGCCGGTCTGCGCCTCGATGGCGGCCGCAAGGGTGAGGGCGATCCCATCCTGAGCGGTCTGCCGGATGTGGATCGCACTCTGCGCGGACGCCTGAGCGCCATTTATGAATTTCCAGGGCGCCTGTCGCTGCGCAGTACCCTGAACCAGGACTTGCTGGGCCATGGGGGCGGGGCCACGCTGCAGACGTCGGCACGCTACGAATTTCGCATCAGCGACCGTACCGAAATCTCGCTCGCGGCGGGCTTCACCATGGCGGATGCCACCTACATGCGCAGCTATATGGGCGTGCCGGTGGGCGCTGCCGGTGTGACCACCCCGCTGCCCGCGTACCGGCCTGGCAGCGGCATGCACAGCACCGACCTGGGGCTGGAAATCAAGACCGCCGTGGCGGGCCGCTGGGTGGTGTTTGGCGGCGTGCGTTACCAGCAACTGCGCGGCGACGCGCGGCGCAGTCCGCTGGCCGTCAAGCCCGACAGTTATGGGGTTTCGTTCGGGCTGGCCTACCGCTGCTGCCGCTGA